One Nicotiana sylvestris chromosome 12, ASM39365v2, whole genome shotgun sequence genomic window carries:
- the LOC138883104 gene encoding uncharacterized protein, whose protein sequence is MTQRVKSLEQQLKNMQGLAGQNSIAFKDLCMFPDVRLPHGFKTPKFEKYDGHGDPIAHLKRYCNQLSGAGGKEKLLMAYFRERLTGVAFEWFMGQDTSCWYVLDGMAHVFVRQFQYNVDIAPDPNSLSNLKKKPTESFREYAIKWREQATKVKPPMDDYDLITVFLQTQELDYFQSMMSAVGISFSEAIKIGEMAENGLKTGKIISQAVLKAATKTVQIESDNFSDMNENDEETMMTIGSRRGPMRTSRKIFVHRVCSQGLAFVKSVLEVGNTVLRVCALGATFTMC, encoded by the exons atgacccaaagagtgaaaagcttagaacaacagttgaaaaatatgcaagggttggcaggtcagaaCAGTATTGCCTTCAAAgatttatgtatgttccccgatgttcgTTTGCCAcatggtttcaagactcccaaatttgaaaagtatgatggacatggagatcccatagcccacctgaaaaggtattgcaatcagctAAGTGGTGCGGGGGGAAAGGAAAAATTACTGATGGCTTATTTTAGGGAAAGACTTACGGGTGTAGCCTTCGAATGGTTTATGGGTCAAGACACATCTTGCTGGTATGTCTTGGATGGCATGGCCCATgtctttgtcagacagttccaatacaacgtCGACATCGCTCCAGACcccaattccctttcaaacctgaagaagaaaccaactgaaagtttcagggaatatgccattaaatggagagagcaagcaactaaagttaagccacccatggatgactacgacctaatcactgtcttccttcagaCTCAAGAGCTAGATTATTTTCAAAgcatgatgtccgcagtgggcatatccttctcggaagcaatcaagattggGGAAATGGCTGAGAACGGCCtcaagacaggcaaaattataagtcaagcagttctcaaaGCCGCCACTAAGACTGTCCagattgaatctgataattttagtgaTATGAATGAGAATGATGAAGAAACCATGATGACAAtagggtcaagaagaggtcccATGAGAACATCTCGAA agatTTTTGTTCATCGTGTTTGCAGTCAGGgactcgcgttcgtgaagagtgtTCTCGAGGTGGGGAATACTGTTCTTCGCGTTTGCGCTTTGGGTGCCACGTTCACAATGTGTTGA